The Parachlamydia acanthamoebae sequence TTCCTTGCCATTGGATGGATTGATTAGCTTTCCTAGATAAAAAACGCCGAGCTTGTCTATTTCTTGCATGGGAAACCTCTATCTGTTTTTTTTACCTTAAACAAAAAGAGTTTTTTTAAAATCAAAAAAAATGGGAGAACCTTTTATTTTGAATAAGAGATTCTCCCCGCAAAGGCTATGACTGTGCATATTCTTGAGAATTGGTTCTAAATAGCCAGGCACCAAAAAAATAACCTGAAAGGGAAAAAGCCAGGCTGCAAACTTCTCGCCCAATTTCTAAAGATGTCCATCTAAAGAGAATAAAGCCTAAAGCTCCACACAGCATCGCAGATCCGGCGGCATATTTATTCCCCTGTTTTTTATAGAGAGCAAAACACAAAGGAATGAATAAACAGCTAACAGAAAGTTCATAACTTAAAATCAAAAGATCTACAATATTGTTAAAGTAGAATGAAAAGAATATACCCGATATGGCAATCAGTGCGGAAATAATCTGAGAAAACCGCACACTATTCATGCTAAAGCCTGTAAATCTGAAATCTTGAGACAAATTAGAACTGACCGCGTTAATTAAGGAATCTGCAGTCGAAATGATAGCAACCAAAATGGCGCAGCAAACCAATGAAGTCACAAATGGATTTGTCATTTGTTGGATAACACCCATTAACACACTACTTCCTACAGGGATCTGAATTTCGCTATTTCTAGCCATGATTCCAAAAAAGATCGGGATCATACTAACAAAAAATGTGCATGCCGCCGCACAAAGGGTCGCCAAGGAGACAATCCTTGGAGATTCCGCTGCGAAGCAACGTTGGCCCATGTCTTGCTCAATGACCATAAAGAGTAAAGGCATGAGAAGCCATCCCGAAAATTTCGACATGTCAAATGTAAAATTTTCACCGACAAATCCTTCCGATAATGCCACACTGAGAGGATATTCAAGATTGAAAACGGCGTAGCCAAAGCAAAGAAAAAAGACGATGACAAAAAAACCTGCTTGAACTGCATCTGTTGAAATCACAGCTTTTAGGCCGCCTACGCAAGTATAAATAATCACAATGCCCCAAAAGATAAAAAACCAGATTGGGTTATCAACACCTACACTCAACATAAACTTTTTTGAAGCTATAATTTGAGCAATAAAGATGGCAAAAAGGGAAAGTATCGAAAGAATGGAGGCAATTTTTTTTAGGGTGGAAGATTTATAAACCACCTCAAAAATTTGAGCAACTGTGGAAACTTTAAATTGAGAAAGCTTTCGTCCGACCCCAACTCCAAGCAAAACTAGACCCAAACAAGCTCCTAAAGGATAGAGAAAAACACTCCACCCAAACTTATAAGCTTCTTCGGCCGCTCCCAAAATAAGTCCACCCCCTACTTGAGTCGCTAAAAAGGTCATCATTAACGGAAAAAAACGAATTTGCTTTCCTGCTAAAAAGTAATCTTCTTGTGTTTTCGTCTCTTTAGCTGATTTACTTCCTACAAATAAGCAAATCAATTGGAGACCTAATAAAGTCATAATAAAAGTCGTCAAATCCATAACATCTCACTGAAATAAAATAATTAAATTATTCAGACAAAAAATATCGATTTAGATTGTCTGTTTGTAAATTCTTAAAATGTAAAACGAAAAATGTAAACTTATTTTAAAAATAAGCTTAGCAAGAATGGATATGACGATGGTGATGATGAACAAGAACAGATGCGAAGAAAAGTAGATTTGAAGCGTTTAATGAATAAAACTGACCCGGCAAAAACCTGTCAAATCTCTGTAGGCTCTTTTGCATATCAAAATTCCTTGTTGAATCATTTCCAATATAGCAGCTTAAAAAACACACTTTTTTGTTCAAGCTTATTGGGAGAATAACATAGATCAGAAAAAAAATCTATAATATATTTTATTTCACCCTTTTTTCTACAAAAGGATTGACATTTTTTTATCGCTCCCTTATCAAATTAAAAATCGCATAAACATCAAGAAGGATTTTTTAAAAATGCTATCCCGAATTTTCTCCTGCAAAATTGCAATGCCTTTTGTCTGTCTAGCGACTTTCAACGTTGGGATTGCTCAAGAAGCTTACCCTAATAATAACATCCCCCAATATGAAAGTGCTTATTCACAAGAAAGCTATTATCCTTCTCATCATTCATACCATCCTCAAGATCAGAGAGGTGAATACGCCCCTTATCCAGATCAACAGCAAAGCTTTTATCGCCAAGATGAGCAAATGATTCCTCATCAAGGGTATTACCCAACAAGACATCATAACCAGCCAGCGAATCCCGACCTGTACGATCAGCAAGAATACGATCCTCGCCAAGCAGCACCTCATGAAGGACCCCTCTATCCTCGACAAGGAATGACACAGCAAACTTACCCAAATCCTCAAGCACATTCTTTTATTCACGGTGGACCTCAATACGAACCACAGTATGAAGAGCAACCATCTGATTATTATCCTAATCAACAACAAGGTGAACCTTATCACCACGCACCCGGACATCAACCACGTCGAAATATTCCTAACCGACAATATCCCAATGAGCCATACCATAATGGCCCTCCCTATCAATCTCATGGAAGTTATCCTGAGCAACCTTACTCGCGTTACCCCCAACACGACGGGCCCTATCACGAAGCTCCCATGTATCATTCTCCAGGCTATTCTCCTAATCAAGCCCCTTATCATGACGAAGAGCCTGTCTATGGAAGTGAGGGCAATTTACACATATTGCAAGCTCCAAATGAGGAACAAACTCCCCCGCCTCCTTATGATGGGTACCAAATCGATGATTCTCTTAACACACCAAGATGGTGTCAATTTTCTGAGTTTGGATATGTGCGTGGAGCTTATACCTTTGGTGAGGGAATCGGTATTCGACATAATTATTCAACATTAACAGCCCTTTTTGCCCCTCTCGTCCCCTACGATGATTATTATCCCTTTTTAGATCTACGAGCCCACTACATCAAAAATAAACGTTGGGCAGCCAATGTAGGCGGAGGTCTTCGATGGAGAGATTGCATGACAGGCTTCATCTTTGGAGCAAATCTGTATTATGATTATCGCAATACAACTCAGACGGATTTTAATCAGTTTGGATTTGGACTTGAATTCTTTACGAACTGTTTTGAAATGCGCTTGAATGCTTATTTCCCTGTGGGAGATGTTACTCATTGTGAAGACCATGTCTTCAGCGATTATATAGGCCCTTACTATGCTGTATGCGGCTTAACTGAAATTGCTCAAAAAGGTGTCGATCTCGAAGTCGGACACACCTTCTGGAAATGTCCTTACTTTTCTGTTTTTGGAGCCATCGGTGGCTATTATTACACAGATGTTTGCGGACATCGCCACCATAACCATAACAATGAAAAGCGGTGGGGAGAAAAAGCTCGTGCATGCATTAACGTAGGCTCTCTTTTAAGTCTTCAAGCCCGATTTTTTCATGACAATCACCAAAATAGTTTTTGGCAAGGAATGGCCATGTTGTCAATTCCACTTGATTTCTGTTTTGGGATAGCCTTGAGAGAAAATTATAATCGCGTATTCACACAACCAGTTGAACGAAATGAAATGATTGTTAAAAGGAGATATTGCAATTGGTCAAGTAACTGGTAAAAATATTTAAACTATTAATCCTAATTTTTGATTAGAGAAGGAAATTTATGCTAAAAAAATGCACAACATCACTGCTTGTTGCCCTGACAGTGTTTTCGAGTAGCTATGCATGGGAAGAGCATCAAGGAATAGAGGCTAAAAAAAAGCCTCCCGCAACTAAGCCGGGGCCTCCGGGGCCTCCAGGGCCACAAGGCCCTCCAGGACCTCCGGGAGTTTTTCATGTAAGCTATGCCTCTGCTTATGGCGAAAGGCAAACGATTGATTCAAACCATGTATTTATACCCATCACATTTGAGCATCAACGAACAACCTCTATTGGAATGGAACATCCTGTTTCGAACCAATACGAACGGTTTAAAATTCAAAACAGTGGTGTCTACCATATTGGTTGGGCCATAACAGCAACAAGTGAAAGTGACGATGAGATCGAGATCTCTCTTTTCAATGTGACTCAGGGAGCTCCTTTTCAGTCTGATACATTGGGAAAAGCTAGTTTGGTGGCAAACCAAGCTCAAGTCATCTCTGGACAGACCATTGTCCCTTTGACGGCTGGTACTCTTTTTGAATTGCAAGTAGCGAGTTATTTTGGAAATGCCCTTATACAACCTTCTATTACAGTCATGCAAATTGCTCCGTAAGTGTGTTTTTCACTGAACAACCTGAGTTGTTCAGTGAAAATAAAAATAATTTCAAACAAGACTGATCAAGGAAAGCAATGTTAAAAAAATCTGTTTTACCTTTTATTTGGACTCTAATGCTTTTCACTTCTGAGATGCATGCTAAATGCGAAAAGCCCGCACAAGGCCCTAGAGGGCCAACTGGAGAGCCAGGCGCTCAAGGCCAATCTTTAAGCTTAAGCTCAGGATATGCTTCTAGCTATGGAGATTTGCAAGTATTAAATTCGGGAAATTATTTTCCTCTTCATTTTAATCATGCACGTGTAACGCCTGCCCATATTGCGCATCCGTTTAACCATAACGACACCTTATTTCAAGTGCAAAAAGATGGAATTTATCTTATTGGGTGGACGTTTATTCTTTCTAATGATGTGGACGATATCGTTTCATTAGGTCTTCAAAATGTCACACATATGATTAATATTCATCCTTTTCCACAAATGGAAACACATTTAGCAGCTAATCAAACCAAGGTTTTGTCAGGCCAAACGATCGCTCTATTACAAGCAAAAACAGTTGTTCAATTTGAAATTTTGAGTCAAGAGGGAAACTTAAAAGTCTCCCCCTCATTGATTGTGATGCAAATCGACGCAGATTAAGCCGCCGGTTGCAATTGTTTTTGAACGGGGCTTGGCCCCATTTTAATTTGCACTCGATTCTTTAAAAAATACACGGCAGTAAGCCATCCAAGAACAGAAATAATAATGATTGGAGTGAGGAAATGTGCGATACTTAAAACAGAACTCACACTCATGCATTCCATAAGCCCTACTTGAATCCAAGAAGAACCAGATTTTCCAAAACGTGAAGCCACAACATCCACTGCGGCCTTCCCTTTTGTTTTCGTTTCTTCATCCAATGAAATGTAAGCCATCTCCTTGGTCGGATCAAACAAACAGTATTTCATCGATTTGCATGCCACATTATGTAAAGCACCACAAATCACAATAAGAGTCAAAGCGCTTGTTCCTATCGCCATAGGTGATTCCGCATAGTAGGCTTGAGAAAGATAGGTACCTAAAAAAATCGCGGAAACAACTCCAAGTACAATTGGAGTTAATTTGGCACCACCGCCCCACCCAAAAGTTCGAATAATATTTCCCCCAGCAAACAATGAGAGGAAAAGAGATAGCCACCCTGTAATAGAAGAAATAAGGCCCATAAAAGCTTGATAATCATTCGAATCGGGGTACTTCAATTTTAGCGTCGCTTTCCAAAGGACTTCAACCATATTCACAGAAAGACTATAGCCGATCACCATCAAAGCAATGCATCCTAAATTGGGAGAAAATAGAATGTGGACTAAACTTTCTTTCAAAGACAAAGCTGTATCCTTCTTTTCACGCGCTACAAATTGCTCACCATTTTTGGCAATGTTCCGATCCATTAACCAATATACACCAATAATCACCAAATTCACCAAAGTCACAAAACCCATGAGATACTGAATTGTCAATAAATACTGGCTATTCACAAAAGATTGCGTAAAATACCAAATCAGGTAGCCCGCAGCAATGATTCCGACATGCCCACCCGCCGATAAGATCGTGTAAAATCTAGAGGCTTCTTTGATCGTATTAATTTGATTTGCAAATCCCCAAAAAAGTAGGCCTATTACGACTCCACCCCAAAGTTCTGCCATGAGAAAGAATAAAGAATCCATCCAATTGCGATAGACAGCCACCCAATGCCCTCGTTCTTCTCCAAGTACAGAGAGCAGCCAATTGGCAGATTCTGTGGGAGAGAGTAAATCGCGATTGGGATAAAGGAAAAAGCCATATATAGCAAAAAAGGCAAGGAATGGAAATAAAGTGAAATAAAATAACCGGGAGGAGGAAAGATGATTGCTGAGCTTGGAATAAACAATCATAAAGAGAAAAGCAAAGAACAAAACAAAAGAGCCTTTTAAGATCGGGATAGTTTCGGCTCCAAACCCTTTTGTCACAATTAAGGTATCTTTCGTCGCATGAAGAATTGCAAAGTTGAATGAAACACAAAATTTTAAGAGGATGAGAGAAAACACTTTTTTATTTTCGAAACAATGAACAGGCCATAATCTCCTGCGCCATTTGCTTAATTCGTCGGAAGGCTCCGCACTGTGTTCGTCTATGTGAGAAATACAACTCATGTTAAAAAATCTCCTATAGAGAAACTTTCACTGTTATGTATCATGATTAATGGGATATTTTTTTGCATCAAAGTCCAATAACTATTAGCAGTATATTTTTTTTTGCTTTCCAAAAAAGGCTATCAAACAAACAGTTTTTATTCAAGAGGTTTAAAATAAACACATTCGCTCTTCTTCGGACCTCGTAATTTTGCTTATATGTTTTTTTTACAAACCATTTATCGAAATCTGAAGATAATCATTTCCCCAAAAAAAATGATTTCTTATCCCTCTACGACGCCCAATAATCGAATAGGCGCTTCGGTCCCACATGTGCGAATAGGAATCACCATCACATGTCCTCCAGTTGGAGGCATTTGAAGAGCATTCGCAATATTCTCTACAATAAATTTACCCGCTCCTAAAATGAGCGCATGTACCGGAAATCCTTCAGTGGAACGGTCTGGTGAAAGCGTATCAATTCCTATTCCAGCTATAGATTTGGAAATCAGATATTCTGCTGCAGATTTTGAAATATTGGGAAATTGGTATTGATTATGATACTTAACGGGCTCTTCCCAATATTTGTCCCAACCCGTACAAAAAACCACAAAGTCATTCGGCCTTAGCTCTCTATGTAATCTTTCAAAATTTTGAATATCCTGAGAATTAATTGTATAATGCGCATGCGCTCGATCTGAAACATCAATCACTACGCAGGGTCTAATCAATGACTCCAAAGAGAATCCTTCAACCGTCTTCCCCCCTGAAATACAATGAGCAGGAGCATCCATGTGGGTTCCCACACCAGCAAACATTTCAATGTGCTGGACAACGAATAGGTCCTGTGGATCTGAAATGGTAGCATGTTGAAAGCCACATGTCATATCCCAAGTGGGGATAGTATCTTTCAAAACATGTGTCAAATCTATCCACTTAAAAATGGATAGAGAGAGAATCTTTTGCAGGTACACCCTTGAAAAGGCAGATCCTTGCTCCGACTTAAATAGGGGCTTAAATCCCTGAGCTCGATAAAAGTTAAATGTATGGAGAGACGCGGGATGATTTTCCCTGGGACTCAGAGTTTCTACGGTTAATGAACAGCATCCCTGTGACAAACAAAATGCCTCTGCATAAAGCATTAAGGCTCTTCCTATTCCTTTTTGACGATCCTCTTTTTTAACTCCTAGCCAAAAGAGATGAGCTGTCTTTGGATAGGGAAATGCAAGGCAAATTAGTCCCTTACACTCTGTATTTTGAATCCATCCGAAACAACATTTTTCGCTCACATCTTGCGCATAAACGTCTGAAATCCCAAGCTCCTCGGACAAAGTAACAGTCATTTCACGGAAGGCTTTCTCGGCATCTAAAGGATTTAGCTTAAAGATAGGCTGCATCGATTTGCCTTTATGCCGCATGTTGAGGAGATAATGTCTTTGTCGCTCGAATGCCGTAAATCACGGCACTTAATAACACACCGATGCCAAAAAATTCTCCAAGTGGGGGCAAGCGCTGTTCAAACGCATAAACAAACAGTAATCCAAAAATGGTTTCAAAAATGGTCAGTTGTCCAGCCATTGTGACCGGTAAATAAAGACTTGCTTTATTCCAAAGATACGCACCAAACCAAGAACATACCACACCTAAAATTAAGCAACCGATTAAAAAGCGATATAAAGCCGAATTGAGAGTGGTATATTTTTCTAATTCAAAATCACTAAAAAAGAAAAACAATCCAAATCCCCATAAAAAAGCCCAGAATAGAGTGGAAACACCAACTAAGGTAGACCATGTTGTCGAAGTCATTTCTGGAGTACTTTTTAAGAATTGTGAATTGGCAACCACATACCAACTCCAAGCAAAAACAGAGACAAAACTTCCGATAATTCCAAAACCATATTCAGAAAATGATTGAGCACCTCTCAGATAAGGAAAATTAATGCCAATCAATCCCAATAAAATAAGAAGGGAAGGAAGAATTAAACTTTTAAAATTTCTTGAGTTTTCCATCCAACTTCCATAAAAAGAAATTGTGATGGGACTAATGCTTAAAACGAGAGTGCATACGGCCGGATTTGAATAGCGCAATGCCAGAACTAAACAAGTATAGTACAGGACCGTGGACACAAAAGAAAAACCAAGCGCACGCAACCAAATCTCTAAAGGATAGGATTTTCTAAGCTTGCTTTGGCTTAAAAAAATACTGAGAGAAATGAAACCATAGACAAGATATCGCCCCAAAACAACCTCAAAAGAGCTAAACTCATTCATCAGTTGCGGAATAATAAATATCAATCCCCAGACAAAACAGGCAGCTAAAGCAAATACAATTCCCTTGAACATAAATGAAATCAATCTTAAAGTTTAAATAAGCTTTGGGCAAACATGCAATTTATTTTATAGAATGATTCAAAATGTCGCAATTATTTAGTAAATAAAGGAAGATTATGCGTTTTATTTTTCTTTCTCTAACCCTACTCTTTAATCTAGCATTTCACAATGCCAAGGCTGAGCAATCTATGATTTCAGATAATTCGCATGATTCTCCCCCTAAGTTTTTATATAAAATCATCTCAACAGATGACTGGCAAAAAAGCATGCAAAGTAAAAGCATTGTGCTTTCTCCGATTGATAAAGACTTTATCCATCTCGCCGAAGAAGAACAAATTTCTCATATTGTTCAAAAATTTTGGTTTGGGAAAAATTACGTTCTATTAAAGCTAGCTGCGAACAAATTAAAAGGACGTTTGATCTATGAAAGGAATCCTGGAGGGAAGACAAAATATTTTCATCTCTACGAAGGTGGGATTTTTTTTGATGCCGTCTTAGAAGCAACAGTGGTTAAGGTTACTAGATGAAAAAAAACAAAAGTGTGATTTACACACCTTTGTTTCGCTTTAACATTAATGAAATCTCTTGCGCGCGATACAATGAAAGCGACGTGTTGGAAGCTCTCGGAAATCAAATTGCTCGAACCACTGAATTTCAAAGTTTTTCAATAAATCCATAATCGCTTGCACCGAGTAATGTCTAACAACAAATTGATTCTCGGCAACATGCAATCCCCAATCATTAAATTCTTTGAACCCATTCACATAATTTCCCTGAGAAAATGAATGCTCACAAATTAAAAAATCGGAAACATAAAGAATTCCTTTGTTTTTCAAAACTCTCCAAATATCTGCCATTAGCAGTTCGCGTTCCAGCGCATTCGATATATGATGAAGAGCTGAAGAGAGCACAACCGCGTCAAGAGAAGCATCTAAGCAAGGGATGTGCATTCCCTTTTCCAGAACACGTAGATCCAGCTCTGGATAAATGAGTTTCCCTCTTTCGATAGCGATTGAAGAGGAATCAAATCCGATGAGATTTCAGTATCCGTTAGCTTTAAATTCATACAATAAATGGCCCTGATTGCACCCATAGTCCACAATTTGAGACTGCAAAGTCAAAAAGGGGTGCAACTTATCTAGAAAAAAAGATTCTTCACATTCTTTAGCAACGATCATATTCCAATGTTCTTGAGCTAACATAAGATCTGTCCTGATATAAATAATGTTTTGTGTAATATTACAAATTTTTCCTTAGAAAATACATTTTAGATTGCTTTTCATAGCCTTCTCTAATGAATTCGACGTGATATCCTAGCTTTTGATAAAAAGGGAAAGCTTCCCAATCCATCGTTGTAACGGTTAAAAAGGTACAATTTCTTTCCTTGGCCACCTTTTCTGATTCTGTCATTAAACGGGTGCCCCATCCCTGATTTCGAAGGGGTTTGTCTATCCATAGCATGTCGACATACAAACAACCATAGTAAGTTACCCCATGAAGCCCACCCTTGATATTTTCTTTTTCATCTTTAATAAAGATCCCAAAAGAACGGATGGGAGCCATGTGCTTTGCAGCGTAAGCTCCCTTATTGATTCCTTGCAAAAGCGTAGAAGCTTCTTTTTCAGAAACCTCTTCATTTATTTGTAAAGTGAACGGCATAAATTTTATTTCGCTATTGGTTCAAAAACATTCTCTTTATTTTTATTTATCTCTAACCAACGCTTTTGTTTATCCGTAAGCATTTTAATATGCTCTCCATCTAAAAATGGTTTCGCTAAATGAAAGGCTTCGCTTGGTAATTGGGGTAATAGCCTACGTGTTCTGAGACTACTTTCAGGCCACATTTTATCGAAACTTTCTTTTGTAAGCTTCGAATAGTCAAAAGCAAGAACTTGCTGATCACTTAAAGCGGTCCAGTGTCCTTCCAAAAAGAATGGAATGAGTTGATAGAGCTTTTCTATGGGTAATACTTGAATCTTTTTTTCGAAATTTGAATTCTGAGCTGAAAAAATTTCATAAAATATAGCCGAGTCAATCTTCGTATAGTCTAATTGACTTAACACACCCAAACTTAGCTTTCCCCAATCCCCTTCTGTAAAATACGGAATAAGTGCGTTTATCGATTGTATAGATAATTTTTCCAATAAATTCCATTTTTCCTCGCTTTCTCGACTAAATATTGACTCAAATGCCTTTTGATCAATTTCGTGTTTTGAAAAGTCAAAATAAATGATCTGTTTTGGAGTTAACTGTTTCCAATGTCCGGTGTAAAAATGGGGATAAGCATGGTAGATTTGATGCGTGGATAAGGATTTAATTAAATCATAGCCCAATGTTTTGCTAAAAAACCTCTTTAAAACATCCTGATCAATTTCAGAAAAATCTAACTGGATAATCTGATCTTTGGCCAAATAATCCCAATGACGGTCCGTAAAATATTTTTTCACATAGTTAATCTGAAGATCGCTCAATTTTCGAAACAACTTAGGAATCTTAGGTCCATTAAAAATGGCATCAAAATCCGTTTGTTTCATCAGAGAATAGTCAAGACCTAAAATTTGATCTTCGGTAAATTTTCTCCAATCTTCTACTGAAAGGAATTTTCTGATCTCGTTTATTTGACATGAACTTAAAGCTCGTAAAAGCGCATCTGAACGTTCAGATTGATTAAAAATTGCCGCAAAAATTTCTTCGTTTTTAATATGAACAAAATGTAAGGCCAAAATTTGTTCATCTTTTAAGCGAGAAAATAATCTCGGAGGAATATTATTGACACAGTTATTAATTTGTATTGAAGTCAGCATGTGCACACGTGATTCAGAAATGAAGAACATCTCAATTTGCTCTGTTGACATATGCTTTATCTGAAGATCTTGGATAACTGAATCTGAAAATAAACAAAAAGCAAGAGGAGGAAGATGGGTCATCCATTCGTTAATCCGTTTTGCCCCTAATTGATATAAATGA is a genomic window containing:
- a CDS encoding sodium:solute symporter family protein is translated as MDLTTFIMTLLGLQLICLFVGSKSAKETKTQEDYFLAGKQIRFFPLMMTFLATQVGGGLILGAAEEAYKFGWSVFLYPLGACLGLVLLGVGVGRKLSQFKVSTVAQIFEVVYKSSTLKKIASILSILSLFAIFIAQIIASKKFMLSVGVDNPIWFFIFWGIVIIYTCVGGLKAVISTDAVQAGFFVIVFFLCFGYAVFNLEYPLSVALSEGFVGENFTFDMSKFSGWLLMPLLFMVIEQDMGQRCFAAESPRIVSLATLCAAACTFFVSMIPIFFGIMARNSEIQIPVGSSVLMGVIQQMTNPFVTSLVCCAILVAIISTADSLINAVSSNLSQDFRFTGFSMNSVRFSQIISALIAISGIFFSFYFNNIVDLLILSYELSVSCLFIPLCFALYKKQGNKYAAGSAMLCGALGFILFRWTSLEIGREVCSLAFSLSGYFFGAWLFRTNSQEYAQS
- a CDS encoding inverse autotransporter beta domain-containing protein is translated as MLSRIFSCKIAMPFVCLATFNVGIAQEAYPNNNIPQYESAYSQESYYPSHHSYHPQDQRGEYAPYPDQQQSFYRQDEQMIPHQGYYPTRHHNQPANPDLYDQQEYDPRQAAPHEGPLYPRQGMTQQTYPNPQAHSFIHGGPQYEPQYEEQPSDYYPNQQQGEPYHHAPGHQPRRNIPNRQYPNEPYHNGPPYQSHGSYPEQPYSRYPQHDGPYHEAPMYHSPGYSPNQAPYHDEEPVYGSEGNLHILQAPNEEQTPPPPYDGYQIDDSLNTPRWCQFSEFGYVRGAYTFGEGIGIRHNYSTLTALFAPLVPYDDYYPFLDLRAHYIKNKRWAANVGGGLRWRDCMTGFIFGANLYYDYRNTTQTDFNQFGFGLEFFTNCFEMRLNAYFPVGDVTHCEDHVFSDYIGPYYAVCGLTEIAQKGVDLEVGHTFWKCPYFSVFGAIGGYYYTDVCGHRHHNHNNEKRWGEKARACINVGSLLSLQARFFHDNHQNSFWQGMAMLSIPLDFCFGIALRENYNRVFTQPVERNEMIVKRRYCNWSSNW
- a CDS encoding Npt1/Npt2 family nucleotide transporter; this encodes MSCISHIDEHSAEPSDELSKWRRRLWPVHCFENKKVFSLILLKFCVSFNFAILHATKDTLIVTKGFGAETIPILKGSFVLFFAFLFMIVYSKLSNHLSSSRLFYFTLFPFLAFFAIYGFFLYPNRDLLSPTESANWLLSVLGEERGHWVAVYRNWMDSLFFLMAELWGGVVIGLLFWGFANQINTIKEASRFYTILSAGGHVGIIAAGYLIWYFTQSFVNSQYLLTIQYLMGFVTLVNLVIIGVYWLMDRNIAKNGEQFVAREKKDTALSLKESLVHILFSPNLGCIALMVIGYSLSVNMVEVLWKATLKLKYPDSNDYQAFMGLISSITGWLSLFLSLFAGGNIIRTFGWGGGAKLTPIVLGVVSAIFLGTYLSQAYYAESPMAIGTSALTLIVICGALHNVACKSMKYCLFDPTKEMAYISLDEETKTKGKAAVDVVASRFGKSGSSWIQVGLMECMSVSSVLSIAHFLTPIIIISVLGWLTAVYFLKNRVQIKMGPSPVQKQLQPAA
- a CDS encoding GNAT family N-acetyltransferase, producing the protein MQPIFKLNPLDAEKAFREMTVTLSEELGISDVYAQDVSEKCCFGWIQNTECKGLICLAFPYPKTAHLFWLGVKKEDRQKGIGRALMLYAEAFCLSQGCCSLTVETLSPRENHPASLHTFNFYRAQGFKPLFKSEQGSAFSRVYLQKILSLSIFKWIDLTHVLKDTIPTWDMTCGFQHATISDPQDLFVVQHIEMFAGVGTHMDAPAHCISGGKTVEGFSLESLIRPCVVIDVSDRAHAHYTINSQDIQNFERLHRELRPNDFVVFCTGWDKYWEEPVKYHNQYQFPNISKSAAEYLISKSIAGIGIDTLSPDRSTEGFPVHALILGAGKFIVENIANALQMPPTGGHVMVIPIRTCGTEAPIRLLGVVEG
- a CDS encoding DMT family transporter, whose protein sequence is MFKGIVFALAACFVWGLIFIIPQLMNEFSSFEVVLGRYLVYGFISLSIFLSQSKLRKSYPLEIWLRALGFSFVSTVLYYTCLVLALRYSNPAVCTLVLSISPITISFYGSWMENSRNFKSLILPSLLILLGLIGINFPYLRGAQSFSEYGFGIIGSFVSVFAWSWYVVANSQFLKSTPEMTSTTWSTLVGVSTLFWAFLWGFGLFFFFSDFELEKYTTLNSALYRFLIGCLILGVVCSWFGAYLWNKASLYLPVTMAGQLTIFETIFGLLFVYAFEQRLPPLGEFFGIGVLLSAVIYGIRATKTLSPQHAA
- a CDS encoding DUF952 domain-containing protein, with amino-acid sequence MRFIFLSLTLLFNLAFHNAKAEQSMISDNSHDSPPKFLYKIISTDDWQKSMQSKSIVLSPIDKDFIHLAEEEQISHIVQKFWFGKNYVLLKLAANKLKGRLIYERNPGGKTKYFHLYEGGIFFDAVLEATVVKVTR
- a CDS encoding class I SAM-dependent methyltransferase, producing MGFDSSSIAIERGKLIYPELDLRVLEKGMHIPCLDASLDAVVLSSALHHISNALERELLMADIWRVLKNKGILYVSDFLICEHSFSQGNYVNGFKEFNDWGLHVAENQFVVRHYSVQAIMDLLKNFEIQWFEQFDFRELPTRRFHCIARKRFH
- a CDS encoding GNAT family N-acetyltransferase: MPFTLQINEEVSEKEASTLLQGINKGAYAAKHMAPIRSFGIFIKDEKENIKGGLHGVTYYGCLYVDMLWIDKPLRNQGWGTRLMTESEKVAKERNCTFLTVTTMDWEAFPFYQKLGYHVEFIREGYEKQSKMYFLRKNL